The proteins below come from a single Triticum aestivum cultivar Chinese Spring chromosome 5D, IWGSC CS RefSeq v2.1, whole genome shotgun sequence genomic window:
- the LOC123122818 gene encoding YTH domain-containing protein ECT4 isoform X1 has translation MVYGSANAGNAQGAGLHVDMQKLSLEGKKDAAGADAAKPSGMQYGSANTGNSQTVEPHVDRSITPLLQEAMDPNFFYQPNGYPSPAYYYPSGYDGSTNEWDTRYAGHEGMEVPQQSVYGDMYHGYGYAPYGPYPSGSPVPTVGHDGQSYGTQQYQYPGQYYQQPAPTNAMHGVNSANPQSELPSAAAHQARATVVSAKVTTGTASGIANAASSLPRKQTHHHVSVTNSGSYGRGPSQGGPSASNFGHTGHRSPAQWYDGPVYSNGHQRSIASSTSYGSNSSSAKNQSHRPTTNLMGMHTHGPSSGMGLTSPSYSSRMYPDSRLYGQYGQYGNTLKAGLGFGSNVYNSRNNGQWGVVDTVKYKPRNRATFGFGSENQDGFTELNRGPRSGGFRHQKPFGPTVTIAVKGQVLPSAGKQDNSVLPDKSQFNQEGFSATYKDAKFFVIKSYSEDDVHKSIKYNVWASTPNGNKKLDAGYREAQEKSSECPVFLFFSVNTSGQFVGVAEMVGPVDFDKTVDYWQQDKWNGCFSIKWHIVKDIPNNILKHITLDNNDNKPVTNSRDTQEVKLEQGLQMLKIFKEHVSKTSILDDFAFYENRQKLMQEKRAKQQPLQGQGVDEKEKSAVNGNSAAQKQTPSKESTTPAAGEEPNASKPTTAESGGASAN, from the exons ATGGTGTACGGATCTGCCAACGCCGGCAATGCGCAGGGCGCGGGGCTTCACGTGGACATGCAGAAGCTGTCCCTGGAGGGGAAGAAGGATGCCGCCGGCGCCGACGCGGCCAAG CCCTCCGGGATGCAGTATGGATCTGCCAACACCGGCAATTCGCAGACCGTGGAGCCGCATGTGGACAGGTCGATAACGCCCCTGCTCCAGGAGGCCATGGATCCCAACTTTTTCTACCAGCCCAATGGATATCCCTCACCAGCCTACTACTACCCTAGCG GTTATGATGGCTCGACCAATGAGTGGGACACCCGGTATGCTGGTCATGAAGGAATGGAAGTGCCCCAG CAGAGTGTGTATGGTGACATGTACCATGGATATGGTTATGCTCCCTATGGCCCGTATCCTTCAGGTTCTCCTGTCCCAACCGTTGGGCATGACGGGCAGTCATATGGCACACAGCAATATCAGTACCCTGGTCAGTATTATCAACAGCCGGCTCCAACCAATGCGATGCATGGTGTTAACAGTGCCAATCCTCAATCTGAGCTGCCTTCCGCTGCGGCTCACCAGGCACGTGCTACGGTAGTTTCAGCAAAAGTAACTACCGGGACTGCTAGTGGGATTGCAAATGCTGCCAGTTCACTACCGCGCAAGCAAACTCACCACCATGTATCAGTGACCAACAGTGGTTCATATGGAAGAGGGCCCTCGCAAGGTGGACCTTCCGCTAGCAATTTTGGTCACACTGGTCACCGTTCTCCAGCTCAGTGGTATGATGGGCCGGTCTATTCTAATGGGCATCAGAGATCAATTGCTAGTTCCACATCTTATGGTTCTAATTCATCTTCAGCAAAAAATCAGAGTCACCGTCCAACAACAAACCTCATG GGTATGCATACGCATGGGCCTTCATCTGGGATGGGTCTGACCTCTCCTAGTTATTCTAGTAGGATGTACCCTGATAGCAGATTGTATGGTCAGTATGGTCAGTACGGGAACACACTGAAAGCTGGACTTGGTTTTGGTTCTAATGTCTATAACTCGAGAAATAATGGACAGTGGGGAGTCGTGGATACCGTCAAATACAAGCCTAGAAACCGGGCAACTTTTGGGTTTGGCAGTGAGAAtcaagatggcttcactgagcttAACAGAGGACCAAGATCTGGTGGATTCAGACACCAAAAACCATTTGGACCTACTGTCACTATTGCTGTGAAGGGGCAGGTCCTCCCTTCAGCTGGGAAACAAGATAATAGCGTTCTTCCAGATAAGAGTCAATTTAACCAGGAAGGCTTTTCTGCAACATACAAGGATGCAAAGTTCTTCGTTATCAAATCTTACAGCGAGGATGATGTGCACAAGAGTATCAAGTACAATGTGTGGGCAAGCACTCCTAATGGAAATAAGAAGCTGGATGCTGGATACCGAGAAGCTCAGGAGAAATCCAGTGAATGCCCGGTGTTCTTATTTTTCTCT GTGAACACAAGTGGTCAATTTGTTGGTGTTGCCGAAATGGTTGGTCCTGTTGACTTTGACAAGACGGTAGATTATTGGCAACAAGACAAGTGGAATGGCTGCTTTTCAATCAAGTGGCACATCGTGAAGGATATCCCCAACAACATTCTGAAGCATATTACGTTGGACAACAATGACAATAAGCCTGTGACAAACAGCCGTGACACACAAGAG GTTAAGCTTGAGCAAGGTCTTCAAATGCTCAAGATTTTCAAGGAACATGTCAGCAAGACCTCAATTTTGGATGACTTTGCATTTTACGAGAACCGACAGAAGTTGATGCAAGAAAAGAGAGCAAAGCAACAACCGCTTCAGGGGCAG GGTGTTGATGAGAAGGAGAAGAGCGCAGTTAACGGGAATTCCGCTGCACAGAAGCAGACACCGAGCAAGGAGAGCACCACCCCTGCCGCCGGTGAAGAGCCGAACGCTTCCAAACCCACCACAGCTGAAAGCGGCGGCGCGAGTGCCAACTAG
- the LOC123122818 gene encoding YTH domain-containing protein ECT4 isoform X2, producing the protein MVYGSANAGNAQGAGLHVDMQKLSLEGKKDAAGADAAKPSGMQYGSANTGNSQTVEPHVDRSITPLLQEAMDPNFFYQPNGYPSPAYYYPSGYDGSTNEWDTRYAGHEGMEVPQSVYGDMYHGYGYAPYGPYPSGSPVPTVGHDGQSYGTQQYQYPGQYYQQPAPTNAMHGVNSANPQSELPSAAAHQARATVVSAKVTTGTASGIANAASSLPRKQTHHHVSVTNSGSYGRGPSQGGPSASNFGHTGHRSPAQWYDGPVYSNGHQRSIASSTSYGSNSSSAKNQSHRPTTNLMGMHTHGPSSGMGLTSPSYSSRMYPDSRLYGQYGQYGNTLKAGLGFGSNVYNSRNNGQWGVVDTVKYKPRNRATFGFGSENQDGFTELNRGPRSGGFRHQKPFGPTVTIAVKGQVLPSAGKQDNSVLPDKSQFNQEGFSATYKDAKFFVIKSYSEDDVHKSIKYNVWASTPNGNKKLDAGYREAQEKSSECPVFLFFSVNTSGQFVGVAEMVGPVDFDKTVDYWQQDKWNGCFSIKWHIVKDIPNNILKHITLDNNDNKPVTNSRDTQEVKLEQGLQMLKIFKEHVSKTSILDDFAFYENRQKLMQEKRAKQQPLQGQGVDEKEKSAVNGNSAAQKQTPSKESTTPAAGEEPNASKPTTAESGGASAN; encoded by the exons ATGGTGTACGGATCTGCCAACGCCGGCAATGCGCAGGGCGCGGGGCTTCACGTGGACATGCAGAAGCTGTCCCTGGAGGGGAAGAAGGATGCCGCCGGCGCCGACGCGGCCAAG CCCTCCGGGATGCAGTATGGATCTGCCAACACCGGCAATTCGCAGACCGTGGAGCCGCATGTGGACAGGTCGATAACGCCCCTGCTCCAGGAGGCCATGGATCCCAACTTTTTCTACCAGCCCAATGGATATCCCTCACCAGCCTACTACTACCCTAGCG GTTATGATGGCTCGACCAATGAGTGGGACACCCGGTATGCTGGTCATGAAGGAATGGAAGTGCCCCAG AGTGTGTATGGTGACATGTACCATGGATATGGTTATGCTCCCTATGGCCCGTATCCTTCAGGTTCTCCTGTCCCAACCGTTGGGCATGACGGGCAGTCATATGGCACACAGCAATATCAGTACCCTGGTCAGTATTATCAACAGCCGGCTCCAACCAATGCGATGCATGGTGTTAACAGTGCCAATCCTCAATCTGAGCTGCCTTCCGCTGCGGCTCACCAGGCACGTGCTACGGTAGTTTCAGCAAAAGTAACTACCGGGACTGCTAGTGGGATTGCAAATGCTGCCAGTTCACTACCGCGCAAGCAAACTCACCACCATGTATCAGTGACCAACAGTGGTTCATATGGAAGAGGGCCCTCGCAAGGTGGACCTTCCGCTAGCAATTTTGGTCACACTGGTCACCGTTCTCCAGCTCAGTGGTATGATGGGCCGGTCTATTCTAATGGGCATCAGAGATCAATTGCTAGTTCCACATCTTATGGTTCTAATTCATCTTCAGCAAAAAATCAGAGTCACCGTCCAACAACAAACCTCATG GGTATGCATACGCATGGGCCTTCATCTGGGATGGGTCTGACCTCTCCTAGTTATTCTAGTAGGATGTACCCTGATAGCAGATTGTATGGTCAGTATGGTCAGTACGGGAACACACTGAAAGCTGGACTTGGTTTTGGTTCTAATGTCTATAACTCGAGAAATAATGGACAGTGGGGAGTCGTGGATACCGTCAAATACAAGCCTAGAAACCGGGCAACTTTTGGGTTTGGCAGTGAGAAtcaagatggcttcactgagcttAACAGAGGACCAAGATCTGGTGGATTCAGACACCAAAAACCATTTGGACCTACTGTCACTATTGCTGTGAAGGGGCAGGTCCTCCCTTCAGCTGGGAAACAAGATAATAGCGTTCTTCCAGATAAGAGTCAATTTAACCAGGAAGGCTTTTCTGCAACATACAAGGATGCAAAGTTCTTCGTTATCAAATCTTACAGCGAGGATGATGTGCACAAGAGTATCAAGTACAATGTGTGGGCAAGCACTCCTAATGGAAATAAGAAGCTGGATGCTGGATACCGAGAAGCTCAGGAGAAATCCAGTGAATGCCCGGTGTTCTTATTTTTCTCT GTGAACACAAGTGGTCAATTTGTTGGTGTTGCCGAAATGGTTGGTCCTGTTGACTTTGACAAGACGGTAGATTATTGGCAACAAGACAAGTGGAATGGCTGCTTTTCAATCAAGTGGCACATCGTGAAGGATATCCCCAACAACATTCTGAAGCATATTACGTTGGACAACAATGACAATAAGCCTGTGACAAACAGCCGTGACACACAAGAG GTTAAGCTTGAGCAAGGTCTTCAAATGCTCAAGATTTTCAAGGAACATGTCAGCAAGACCTCAATTTTGGATGACTTTGCATTTTACGAGAACCGACAGAAGTTGATGCAAGAAAAGAGAGCAAAGCAACAACCGCTTCAGGGGCAG GGTGTTGATGAGAAGGAGAAGAGCGCAGTTAACGGGAATTCCGCTGCACAGAAGCAGACACCGAGCAAGGAGAGCACCACCCCTGCCGCCGGTGAAGAGCCGAACGCTTCCAAACCCACCACAGCTGAAAGCGGCGGCGCGAGTGCCAACTAG